The nucleotide window GAAAACCGAAGGGTCGAAGAACCGTTAATCAAGAGCGCGTTATGATGTTGCCttattaaagaaatgaaagaCAGACAGATCTCAGGAACATCATTATCGACTACTTCACCTATAGAGTGGCCCAAGTAGCGGAAGATGCAGATTTAAACATAGTAAGGGGAATATCACACGATTCTGTTCTGGGACTACTGTTATGGAATATTCTGGACGACTCGATTTTGTATGCTGGAAAATGTCCAAAAGTTATGTCCGTCAAATACGAGAATGGCATAATTTTAGTCATTTAAGAGATGAGCGTACAAGGATGATGAAAGAAGTGAATGAGGACATTCGCAGATGCGAGAAGTGACTGACTGACCACTCACTAAATATGTAGTATACCCCTCGAAAAAATCGAGGCGGTCATCCTAAGCGAGAAGAGGGATAGGAAAAACCTTTCCTTCCTAGTGAGCAATGTCCACATCATATTGAAGAAATCGAGTGGGATTCTGGGCGTCCGAATTGGCTCCAACACCTACCACACACAGCAGAGAAAGGACATTTGTCAGAAGATCGTCAACAAATTGTAAGTTTTCCAGAGAACAACGACCCAGAAAAGGCAGAATGGTGGGGGTAAGAACAAGGGTCAGTGAACAAAAAGGCTTATCCCTGACCTAAACTTATGGACTTCATGTAAATGTAGGCGTCTGAATTACTACCTAACTCAGGGGTTCAGCGGACACGGAAGCTTCAGAAGCTGCACTCACCGTATAGGTGAAATGGGCCTAGATTGCAAGAACACCCCTCATCAACGCAATGTTGGAAAGCAAAACGAAGTGGGACCATTGCAGCAATGCCATTTCTGCAATGGTCAAAGGAAGGAATTATTCAAGGACATTAGGACGACGTAAGATTCAGATAGAGATGAAAATCGTTATAAACAGCAGAATTTTAACACCTCTTTGATACTAAAATTAATACCCCTAGGGACAATTCCGAGTCATCGAAGGTTTGTTAGGTATCCCGAAATTTTTAGAGGGTAGACGCCTAGGGGAGTCCCACACTACCCGACCGCCAGAACACAAGGTCGGGTGcctttctgaaaattttcttcatgaaAAAAAGGTACCTTCTTACCTACTTACTTAGCCAAACACagcaaattttcttatttcaaatggaaacttaaataaataaaccaataCTCAGAACAatgctttatttaaaaaaataaacaaggtATTGcttataacattttcatttctttatgTCGACAAGTAATAGTTCCATAACTACATCTACCGCTTCATATTTCATTTGACAGGCTATTCTACGTTCTTGCAAGTAGACTTCTTGATAAACTTGAATAAAGCGTCTATTATATTTGCTGGAGTTGTGTCCTTACAATTGGCCTCTAGATCATTCACCACACATTCTTGGAGGTTTccaattttactaaaataaaccATGTAAAGATTGATCAGTaaagatcattaaaaaacctaAAGTATGCGTTAAAATATCAGAAGAATGTCTTGGACAAATTCATCTGTTGTCAGTCAAATGTTCCATAGTAAATAGTAAATAGTTTAAATCATCAGTTTACGATTTACTGCACatagcgattttttttatgactaCCCATGATTCATCAACCCTGACATAACGACTTAGAGACTTTCTAGGATTAACTGGCTTATTGAGGAATCTTATTAGTCTTATTATTACTTACTTGCATTTTTCTTTGTCCATTCGTAATGTAGGCAATGCAGTAGGAAAGCTTGAAAGACTTAAATtattggaatttattttaaaagtattagtaatgcagttttttatttgttcgGAACGAGAGGAGACACATTCAGTACCACCTTCAGCaacaaacactaaaaaaagatgcaattggaaaaaattcagGGGCAACGACTAGTGGAATTACATCTTTCACAACAAATCCTTAAGATTTGcgtgaatttaaatttatgttgcTACATTAAAATGTGTACATACTGGCTAGTCGATCACCATCTCTAAAACAAGCAAAAGCAACGACTTCTTCAACAACACTTATCGCTTTGTTCAATGCGTTGATCTCATTTTCTTCCAAACATTCCTTGGAAACATTTACAGTTTTGAATACACATTCCTTATATTCTTCTCGtttcttgcaatattttccGAAAACCTCATCCATAGAACCAGTTTTCTTGGCAACCTCCAACTCTTCTTTTACCTTGGTTGGATCAATTTTGTCGTCAAGGCACGATCTGGTTTCATTTATTGCCAGCTGCAATGAAAGGGAGAAGCTCACAAATTAGATATTGGAAGTAATATTAATTGCAAGAACCTTGAGTCGATCATAGGTGTCTGGCTTTCCACTTTTGAggcatttttctttaagtgcaGGAATTTCATCTAAGTTTGTAGGATGATTGGGTAGTTCGATTTCAGCCAGGCAAAAGCCTAAATTGCGGGTGCAAGGCAAGGGATCTGGCtgttttgataacatttttacTTACCTGCTGATGCTAATAACAAAAACACGTACAGCTTCATCTTCGCTATTGCTATATCTCACTGCAAAGAATAATAATGTCGTTGGCTTGATTTCAACGTTGAAAGGTCAGACCGATAATGCCGGTGAGTGTTAATTCCACTGTTATTATAGTTATGTCGGGTCATTAGGTCAAGTAATCACGATAATACATATTGGACGCCACCACAAATGCCAATCATCTTTTACTTTAAAGccgaaatattaaaacatattaGTAATGTTTCAGAGTCCAACAAAAAGATCGAGCAATCGTGTTATGAGTGTTTATGAGGCTTCAATGGTCGTCATTCTGCTGTTAATCATAAATTACATAGGCATCcggaaaacaacaatttaacATCAATTATCGTTTAACAGTGGTAGTTCAGCAGTCTGGAATTATTTGAAGACACATTGAAGAACATTAGAAAGTTTGATATAGAAAGATGAAAAGCATAATATCTACAATTATTGGATagcaaaaatgttaatttatacGATGAGGACGAGTAAAGTAATGAAATTACTCTATTTTATATTAACTGTATTTGCTGgtaatatctaaaaatgttaccaaaacaaaataattataaataaatttagcgGGTCgttttgcgatttttacacCAGCAGTTCATCAAAGGTGTAAAACTCACCTTTTACGCCCTTGGTACAAAAATAACTTCTATAAACGGATTGCTCTGTACAAATACTTACATATATCTGTATTATGTCGGTAgcaatttgcaaaatatagatatttaattactgTTTTCTTGGAAATACATTAGTTGTTTCATAACATTAATGATTACCTATTTATCTTCTGAATTCGATATAATACTATCGAATAAAAGAATAATGTAGCTCTACTCAGTATTATCACTGTTCATATCGAAGTGCCGTTTTTTTTCGCCATGTTCCTAATAATAGGTGTTCTATAAATGGTGAAATAGTTCTGCGCGTCGCAGAAAATTCTTCAAGGAAAACTGCACAACAATAGATGCTAAAATATACATAGACTCCTCTTATAAGGTTAGGATACCCCTGTCGTTGTatattgaagattttttttttcataggaATATCGCCTCCTTTATGATGATAtgttataccctgtatatcttaGATTACTAACCCAAAATTCggtatttaacaaaaatattttattttaattcaaccaaaagtacaaaaattgagaattaaaattatatatcttAACTCTATCAAGTGAATATACAAATTGATTCTATTACTAGCTAATAATAGTGCAAATTATATGTTAACATGGCTTGTGCGGCAGGTGCAGGTCATCGACGTCCTGAGGGTCGTGGATGGAAAGAtccatataaatatatgtcaAAATCTATACTGAGTGTTTCATTTGAACTTGGTTTCGGTTTTACACTAGAAACTATTTTTAGCAATTCTGCGCTTAAAACTATGTATGTAGGGTGAGGCATTGCCTGTAGCTTTAAAAGATCAATTACTTTCGACTTCGCcaattaaaaatggaaacgAAAAAAGATTTAGCTTATGCCGTTTTTCAGGCAATAAACAATAACTGGGTGTCATAGATGCTGTTTGTGGGGAGGGTAAATTTCAGTACCCTGTTTATAGGGGATAAAATCTTGTCGTAggcaattctgaaacacctcgtattatgaaaaatataacagTAATATCTTAGAAACTGAGGAAAATATTGAAGGAATCGAGTTTTAACAACATCATACAAaaagagtaataataaatattaatttattagcaTACCGTGAATTACAAAACCCTGTTCGTGGGTATTTCGATCAGGAAGTATATTTCACTGATCACAAAATTGTGATCCGTAtgtaattatgtaaatatgtaatttgtGCTCACTCTTAATATATTCTTCCCTCTATGTATCAAAATTTACCATATCAACAGATCCGGGCCACAGGTCGGTATCACTTTCGGCATCGGCTTCATGATCCGAATTAGTACGTCTGGAACTGCAACTCTCATCCGCGCACGAGTAAAACACGTCCTTCTTGCTTACGGAGACGCTTGTTCCAATATTATTTAggcctgaaaataaaaacctcaGATAAGtaattttgaggaaaaataattaggaacatttttattaggcAAATCTGACAAACTTTAGGAGctgcagaaaaaatattaaacccATTTCCATACATATaggatttttaatatcagttGAAAACTTCGCCTTTAGAAggaatgataaaaaatatcacgATGGAAAATTAATCAGCTTCCTTCACTATCTGGTGACGGGGCCCTGTAACATATCTGATGCCTAAACCAGCGGATCAAAACGAATATTCTCTCGGCCTGAGTAAGCCAAACGATGAATATGTGACATGCGCCGGCACTCCGCACGATAACCAGTACACACAGGTGTAAACAAACTGAAACCAGTGGCACCGACGAAGggtgtttaaaattaaattttttgtgctCATTTGTGATGttacataattaaattaagtcatttatagttttatatatATACTTTTCATAAGAGTAATTGTATTATTACGAGCGCATTGACTTGGTAggtatgtatttattttaaataattttttgcaaataaaagaCCTGAATATATCAGTTATGTAGATATGGCTTTTTGAAGGCCTTTTGAAAACCATATAGGAAATAAGGTAAATGTGAACTCTGCAGAGGCTAATAGTGATGTTAAAAATACAGACTTACATATGCAGTGTCAACgtcttattttgaatatttata belongs to Euwallacea similis isolate ESF13 chromosome 7, ESF131.1, whole genome shotgun sequence and includes:
- the LOC136410014 gene encoding 27 kDa glycoprotein-like, which encodes MKLYVFLLLASAGFCLAEIELPNHPTNLDEIPALKEKCLKSGKPDTYDRLKLAINETRSCLDDKIDPTKVKEELEVAKKTGSMDEVFGKYCKKREEYKECVFKTVNVSKECLEENEINALNKAISVVEEVVAFACFRDGDRLAMFVAEGGTECVSSRSEQIKNCITNTFKINSNNLSLSSFPTALPTLRMDKEKCNKIGNLQECVVNDLEANCKDTTPANIIDALFKFIKKSTCKNVE